Sequence from the Salvelinus alpinus chromosome 27, SLU_Salpinus.1, whole genome shotgun sequence genome:
ggtaaaatcactggggaagcccccccccccagaagCCATATAACAACTTACACTGTTTGTTTAATTGCAGTGTTTGCTGTTAATTCATATGCCTTGTGACTgttatatataggcctaaaggcattgacaataagaagacagtggcagaataaattcaaccacatctTTGTTTTATAACAAAACCGGATAACAACCTATGTCCGGTGAAGTCGACCACACATATTTCATGTAACTTGTGATTTACATTAGTCAGTTACATTACGTCAGTTACATTACCTGCAGCATGgttaagcaagttaatgtttccaaaATTTTTGGACCACTAAACTATTGATTTGGAACCACAGTGTTAccacaagtcacaaagaaaacaggagctgcctccactattccagcaccattttaacttcaacatcatcaaatcccttctgcttagtctaatacagtgacaactaaaagataccaaaaaacgatttagtccaatcagctaaatatgatgtggctgtccatggttctgatttctgtttgTGCACGCGTCTGCGCACGTGcgttgtgcaagtagaaaaacatgttgactcaccctacttgtagagaaacgccaatgtcaTCCTCCTCTTTTTCATGTTGATGAAACAGTATATCActttgtcatacagtacacacttgtaTTTTTTGTTGGCCTAGgctagccttctacatctagctactgtACATATTGAACTTtgatcctctcaggccaggggcacaacaatgtatgaattaaagGTTGGATCACAatcgccattataatcattggcaagtacggagaattaagtaaaaccacaagtccaaatccctataaaggttaaataataataaaaaacgaTTTAAAAAATCTcgatccatggctaatttagggaAGGGTCGATTTTAGCTacctagccaccggaggacaacaacacaatgagatgcaacaattcaagttgtttctgttaaTGACGTATGCTCAAAGGGATTTGATAGGAAAGAAgccaaatccaagctggcttcccttgacacttaataatttttttatttttcgccaggaccattcacagttgagcttgcTAGTTTAGCTCGACGCTGATTGGCTAATCTGTTTCgctcactcggatgctttctcctgtgagatacattcagcctcttgcgaattgaaggaaaataatGAAACTCAGAGACGAAAGATAAATAATTTGATGTTATATTTCTGAGGGGGGGTTACATTTTtaggggaagcctggcttcccttggcgtcaatgaatacacaccactgtatctaactaagatgtttaaTGCAGTATTTCTCATCTATCGTAGAAAgacaaacacttcattgaagaatccctactgttgaccaatgaccGAAGAAAGGGTTTACACTTCGGCTACCGAAGTTCAACTTGCCTGGACAATTGTTTTTTGTGCACGAACAGCCAAAAAAACCTTGCCGAAGACCAAAACTAACAAAAACGTCCCAAAATGTCATAatccagtgcattcggaaagtattcagaccccttgacggtttccacattgttacgttacagccttattcgaaaatggattaaagaaataaaaagtcctcaatctacacacaataccctataatgacaaagcaaaagcagttttttagaaaagtttgcaaatgtattaaaaataaaaaacagataccttatttatgtaagtattcagaccctttgctatgagactcgaaattgagctcagatgaatcctgtttccattgatctacaacttgattggagtccacttgtggtaaattcaattgattggacattatttggaaaggcacacacctgtctatataaggtcccaaggttgaccagtgcatgtcagaacaaaaaccaagccatgaggtcgaagaaattgtccgtagagctccgagacaggattgagtcaaggcacagatctggggaagggtactaaacatgtctgcagcattgaaggtccccaagaacacagtggcctccatcattcttaaatggaagaagttttgaaccaccaagactcttcctagagctggcccctggtcaaactgagcaatcggggtgaagggccttggtcagggaggtgaccaagaacccaatggtcactctgacagagttcctctgtggagatgggagaaccttccagaaggacaaccatctctgcaacactccaccaatcaggcctctatggtagagttaaaggcacatgacagcccgctgcttggagtttgccaaaaggcacctaaggactctcagatggtctgatgaaaccaagattgaactctttggcctgaatgccaagcgtcacgtatggaggaaacctggcaccaaccctacggtgaagcatggtggttgcagcatcatgctgtgggaatgttcttcagcggcagggactgggagactagtcaggattgagcgAAAGATGAATtaagcaaagtacagcgagatccttgatgaaagcctgctccagaccTCAGACTGTGGTGAAAGTTCAACTTCCAagtaggacaacgaccctaagcacacatccaagacaacgcaggagtggcttcgggacaagtctctgaatgtccttgagtgaccaagccagtgcctggacttgaacccagagagacctgaaaatagctgtggagcgacactccccatccaacctgacagagcttgagaggatctgtggagaagaatgggagaaaatcaccaaatacaggtgtgccaagcttgtagtgtcatacccaagaagactttagtctgtaattgctgccgaaggtgcttcaacaaagtactgagtaaatggtctgaatacttatgtaaatgtaatatttctggggatttaaaaaaatatatacatttacgaACATTTCTAAAAGGTGTTTTTATGTCATAGgttattgtgggtagattgatggAAAAAAAATATTCAAGACATTTTAGAATGAGTCACGGTCttaatactttcctaatgcactctGATGGGAAGCATGAGGACACGTTTAGGCCGGCAATTAAACATTTTACTAAGATTtttgtgcagtatttctcaagtgaaaaaaaaTGCATAAACTAAAAACTAGTagtctcgttgaatgacaaacaCTTAATTAAAAAATCCTGTCCCTAGTTCCCACTCCTGCTAggagtagtactgttgaccaataAACGACGAAGGGGCGTAAAATTCGGCTACCGAAGTTCGAACTGCAGCAATAATTTGTGTGCATGAACAACCAGAAAAACCCTGAAAAACGCCACAAAAATGTGTCATATATGCGAACTGTTTAGACAGGGAAGCATGCGACATTTACCCCGCTTCTAGTCTCACGTCGATTCATTAGTATTTTTTTTACTGCTATTTTACTATGTTcgcgttcccctgctcagacattGCGTTCATCAACCACTGATTGTGTGCCACATTatcgactgacagattgctataacatatgtggttagctgataagtcaaatacctatccaggcgttgtaagatctggcaggcGTCAGCAACGCCTGGGCAGAGGAATGCGCTGATTGTAGGCAGAGAGAGCGGTAGGTAGGCCTATTCGTCATCCGGCCGGCGATGAATCAGCATTGTGTCTGTAAGTACGGTGGGGGGAAGGGAGGAGTAACTTTAGCTGGGTGGAACTTCCACAGGAGGGAGGCATGTTTGTTTGTGCTATCTGGGGTCCTTGGGACATCTCTACCCTAAACCATAACCCAACCCACGATGGCCAGTTTACATTTCAATGGGATGATGCCAGAGTTGGACGTCACAAGGATACGCGATAGCAAGTACCATGTTGGTTTGATCGAATGTCGGTATTTGTATGCGTCAGACACAGTGTATGTTATTCACCATTCTGCCACTGCCAATGTAACGGGCCTGGAGGATGGCATGCTGGGATCATTTTTTTTACTTTACAAGACAACAACTGAAGATACTAGGTTTAATATATGTGAGTGTAGGCCATCatttgtaagtaagaatttgttcttaactgacttgcctagttaaataaaataaaaagtgtaaTTTACATCCACTTGTGTAGAGGTAAAATTATCATCTTGGGCCAGAAGACCATTTGCTTATTGTTGAGAATTTTCATTCTATAACTACTACAGTATAAGGTTGATTTCAAACTAATGgttataattttattttttaaaatcgcGATACAGGCAATCATTTTTCAAGCCCATCAATCCTTTATGGCCTTCTTGGAGTTTAATGTCACTGTCAAAGCAAACACAGAGGAAACTCTGCTGTCCTATTTTACAAGGAACGTTTTCGCTTGAAGAAAAACACAGTTTGTTACAAATTCCAATCCACTGCAGGCAATTTGAAAATCATTCATGATAATCATGTTTTTGTTGTGATTTGCCATACAGGAGGTAGCTGGGAGTTTACTTACCATGATAAATGCTCATCATTTGCAGACTTCACCATTTCAGAAGTGTGGCAAAAATAGGGTCATATGTGTCGGGTAGGCTGATCTCCCATGCCTTCATCTCAACCGTGACTGAcccctctccctcaatgtgttaTTCTTATAGTTATCCTTATAGCGAACAAGATTTTCTCCTGTGATCTTTGTGACTATCAAACAAATCATCTCCATCTGCATAGAAATTCTACCCTTCAATATGAAAATATCTTTTTGCATTTACGTATGTGATTCTTTGTTTTTGCCTGCAACTAACATTTTGTTGGTTTGGTCTACAAAACGATGCATACTGCCCCTTGTCCTTCCATCGTCCTGAAGCTCGAGCAACCTTCAGGTTCTCACCCAATGCAATGTGACACAAACAATTTGCATTGAGGAGGTAAAAGCGGGCATTATTATTCGTAGCTGCTCATAGCCTTTTACAGTTCCTCAGCACCTGGTCCCAGTAGCCGAGTTCTAGTGTATCACCCCTCCCCCCTTCTGCACACACACAAGTCACCCAGTGACTTTGGATGTAATGTGCATTGACGTGCTGGTGACTATCATGTGTTCTCCCTGCTCTAGCTGAATGTTTGTCACTTTTAGGCTCCCGCAGCCCTGGTTGGCAGGCCGCCGTGGCTGGAGGCAAGTGTCCAACACTCGTCTCAGTACTGGATGTATGTACAAAGTGCTGTTTAGCCATTAGCCATtttcggtgtgtgtgtctgccattTTATCTTTACTCAGCTGAATTTTTTGGGTTAATATTACAAAATGCTTGCATCGGGAGTGGGATCTCTTTTTCTGTTTAAGGCACTATGTTAGAATTGATAAAGGTCCACTTTCCACTTCTTCATGTTTCGCTTTTCTTGCAAATGGCTCCAGCAAGTCTGTGTTCATATTTGTTTTAGGGATATGTACTTATGATAATGATTTACAAAAACTGACATTGGTCGGAATATGCTCTTGATACGTTAACTAAGAAGTTTTTTTTATAATCCTGGTTTGAAGTTGATGTCACTCTGTTTTGTCTGTAAACAGAAATATAATTTTGAATCCCTTTGTCTTAACAGGCATTTACTAAAATGTCATATTGGAAGATGTGCTCAATGGATGTTGGATAATCAACAAAGATCCTATCACTTCAGACGAATGCCTTACTGGCAttgttcctctttctttctctctactgTAGCACACAAACAAGCTTTGAGTTTGCTTCCCGTTTCAAGACTGGAGAGCTAGAGTGTGCTCCAATCCCAAGAATTATGGTAGCAAACTGTACCATCTTATCAGTGTGGCGATCTAAGTTGGATGTTCCACTCAGCAGGCACCTTGTAGGTCTGTCTGAAAAGACCTGAAAGGGAGTTAAGAACAGAAGCAGTTTTTCAGTAACATGCGGAAGCAATGAGAAAAAGAGGAAGCCGTCCCATATATATGCCTGTGCGTCGCCGTAGGAAAGGTAGAGAAAGTAAATGAACACACAAGTACATTATTCATAATATCTTAGATTTTCAGGTGCACTCAAGTTGAACATTTCAATTCTAGCATTAGCAAATTGTCATAACCATTTTGAAATCCTAATACTGATATTCTAGTGTGTTTTATTAAGAAATCTTATTACTGTAAGTAAATAGGACGTGCACTTTTGGCATCTTTACCAAACAACATAAAACACTGAAATAACTAAGCATAACTTGCAAAACAACTGAATGGAAAAGGTTACTTCTTAAAAAGCTTTATATGTTCTAACCAAAGTGTTACTTGGCTCCCCCCACAGGGCCAACATGTACTCCAAGGGCACCAAACGCAAGTTCTCTGATGGTGTGGACAACAAGGCGGTGGCAGCATCCTATAGCCTGCAGCGCCAGTCCCTGCTGGACATGTCCCTGCTCAAGCTGCAGCTGTGCCACATGCTGGCGGAGCCCAACCTGTGTCGCTCGGTGCTCATCGCCAACACGGTGCGCCAGGTCCAGGAGGAGATGGCCCACGACGGCAGCTGGCAGGTGGTCACAGAGGCCTTAGGTGGCTCTGGCCATGGCCCATCTGACCGCTTGGTGGACACCGAGGTTCTGTGCCAGTCGCCGGAGCAGCAGGACGGTGGGCCTAAGCTCTACTCAGTGATGGGCTACGACGGCTGCCGTGAGGAGGAAGTGGTGACGGACAAGGCACTGTGTTCTGTGGTTGTTGGCGACAGGTCCCCGGCCCTCCTGTTGGGGACCATTGGCCACTGCTGGGACAGGGGGGAACTGAGAGTGGAGGATGGGGTCAGCAAAGACTCAGGTACGGGGGACGAGGAGGGGACGAGGTCTGGGGAGGGGGCTAAATTGGCAACGGGGCAGGTGTTTGGGATGTTCGAGATCAAGAACGGTGCCCCCGGGTCAGACCCGGCACTAGAGGAGCTGTTCTCTGACGTTGATGCCTCGTATTATGACTTGGACACCATGCTGACAGGCATGCAGAGTGCCCCCAAGATGGGGCCTTACGACTTTCTGGACAGCTTGGCCTCCTCACACGGCCCTGTGTCCAACTCCAGCTGTAGAGCCGATCTCAATGAACTTGACCACATTATGGAGATCATTGTGGGCTCATAGCTTACAGACTTAAAACTCGAATACTGTTTCATTGATCTTGTGCCACTGCCTTTTTGTCTTGTATGTGCGAACATACAGTATTTACACGCTTTCCTCTGTATGGAAACTGAGTGAAATCCATCTCCGTGCAATGAAATGTTCATCTGAAAAGGTTCACGCTTTCTCAAGTTCACCATCCTTTTTCTTATGTATACTTTCTTTatgtttgtatttgagtgtgttctctcttctgttttttttatgtagTTTCTGGTTTAATTTATTGTACTTATTACACTACATCAATTCAGAGCAGCACAACATATTTACATGAACTATACATATTTTCTTTAAAAAGATATATAATATTGTTAAAACGTTTCTgtataaatatacacacatatTTTTTTACTTGAGAGACAGTCTGGGAATTGTTCCAGactgtctgttttttttttctaTATTTCTAAATACACAACAATTGCACAAAAGCTCAGTGTGATTGGGACTGATTTACCTGTTGTCTTCCAAAGGTTTAACTTTGGTTGTGTCTTTGAGCTACAAGAGTAAAGATGCATTGTCGAAAACATGAATTGCGTTCAGTATGCTCACAATGTGATGCACCCTTGTCTTGGTCTATGGTTTGGTGCTACAGTATATGCACCGTGTACAGTATTCCTTATAAACACATTGCCTTCTTGAGCCATACAGTTCGTTCTTGCACCACGGCTAGCTTAACCTCACAGCCTAGCATGTGGTGCCATTTGTTTGCTATTAGAAATAACGTACGTTCTTATATTTGTCTCATTACAAATGAAGAATTGTAATGGGTATATTTCTCATTTTATGTTATGACTTTTAGCCTATTTTATTTATTAAGTGCAAACATATGGTGGTGTTAAACCTTGGTAATACTTAAGGTTGTAGAAGCTTTTCAGCTTTCTGACATGAATTGATATTTTGGAATCATAATGAGTTTCCGGACTTTCATGCATACTTTTAGTGAAGTAATTACTTTCTTATTCAAAACAAACTGAGAACATGTAAAGAATTGTGCTATTCAGCTGACCTATTCCAACAAAATGTCTTTTTTTATCGCGTTCAAAGCCTGCACTCAGGCACAAGATAATATTGTGAGTAAACAACTGATTGCTGATTAAACAGACATGTGGGagatctcacatttcttttttaTAAATAAGTACTGTACATTTGACATTTGTGACCATGAGCTAGAGTATATTTAGCTTTTTTTTTATACAAGTAAACTGTAGCAGTTTTTACAATTTTTAATAAAGGTTACAACATTATCGTAATATGAATGAATTGTGTGGTTCTGTTTTCTGAGGACATATGAAGTATTAATTGATGTTGGATTGTCATTCCAAATTAGTGCCCCTGCCAATCTTTCAGGTAAATCAAACATTCACATCTCTGATTCAAAGTATGTGAAAGAGAAAGCTATAGAGTGAAAATAGTGCAATTGAGCTAAAACTACTTTTACTCAATCAAAACATAGCTGCTAGACCTAAATGTGTAATCTGTAAGATTTCCTGCTGATGTACCCATAGATTTTTTAAAGAATTTGACTTCAAAGACACTGCAGTGAATTCAGGGAAAGCCCTAACCGACTGAATCCCGGTCCAATGTCAACCCGATACCTTAGCCATATACTAAGTTCCTGATTTAGGTTGCTCATCACTTCTGAAGCCATTCAGCAAATGTGTGGGGTAAACACTTTTACACCGTTAAACCAGTAGATCTGAACCTCTAAAAGTTGCTACAATCAAATAATCACCTCCACAATGATTGGCACAATTGCTAAAGATGGGCAAAAAAATACTATAAAATagataatacaaatactgagctatattgtatgatttaaaaaaagtataaataTTTTACACTAATACAACTGCTCAAAGTGCATTTTGTAAAAAATTCTCTAAAAGATATGCGTCAATGATTTGCACCCCTAATGATTcttataaataaacaaaacaaaatagaaTCTGTGTTATGTTATACTTTTTTAAGTTAATCTAATTTTATGGAACTGCATTGTGGCCTTTCATGGCTTCCTGTTTCACACTGGGTTATAAAAATCTGGTAAGACGCATGTAAAATCCATTTGTCATCCATCACCATTGAGAAAGGCAAAGAACTCACAAATGAaaagagacatggttgttgactCATAAATCAGGCAATGGGTACAAAAAACTACTGAAGAGCAAATGTACCACTTTTTGGGCAACAATTTAAGAAGTTTAAAAACCACTGGGACAGTGGTAAACTTGCCTGGTAGAGGATGGAAGTGTATCTTGTCTCTACGCAAAGTGAGGAAGATGGTTTGGGAGGCAAAGACCAAGGGCCACAGTGGGAGAATTACAGAACTTGGTCGTATCTTAGGGTCTACAATTAGACGCCACCTTCATGCCAATAGGCCATTTGGAAGGGTTGCCATAAAAAAAAGCCTTAATTGAGAGCAACCAACAAATGTAaatggcattggcacttggattggaaccgggtgctatggtcagatgagaagAAAATATAGCTCTTTGGCCACGTACACCAGTGGTGGGTATGGCCTCGAAATAAGGATTCATAtgcagaaaataacctcatacctactgtaaaatatagtggtggatctttgatgttgtgAGACTGTTTCtttcactggtcctggggcccttgttaaggtcaacggcatcatgaactctactaagtaccaggacattttagccaaaaacctggttgcctctgccaggaggctgaaagttggccgcaagtggatcttccagcaagacaatgaccccaagaatacaatccacaaagaaatggttaattgaccagaAAATCAACATTTTTCAATGGctgtctcagtctccggacttgaaccccattgaaaacctgtggtttgaattgaagagggtagTCCATAAGCACATACCAaatgatatcaaggatctggtctaagatccctcccaatgtgttctccaatctcattaaacattatagaaaAAGGGTAAGTAGTGTTATCCACGTAAGGGGAGGGTGCACAAAGTATTGAAAAAAGGGTGCATATACCATGCATATACAATTTCATaagacaaaataaaaaatacaatacagAACAACACAAATATTAAAGAAAAACTATTGCATTTCTTAATAAGAAGATCCCCAATCAATATTTTGAATTGCTCGAGCCGCACAAGAACATCCAACTGTCATTTGTAGTTGGTTCCAGAAATGAGGTGCTTTAAAACTAAAAGCGGATTTACCTAGTTCGGTGGAGACccgaggaacctcaagagttaaccaccCTTGTGAATGGGTTTTGTATCtcatgtttttatattttaacAGCGACCTTAGGTAAGTCGGAAGCTTTTGTAGTAGAgttttgtaaacaaaaagggaaaCAATTAAGTGATCTACgggactttaatgaggaccagccaaccttttgatacaggaggcagtggtgagtattaaaactgtcacCTGTGATTAAGCAAAGGGCCCTTTGATAGACGGCTGCAATCTGGTAAATGGTGTCACCATAGTCAAGAACTGGCAGGAAAGTTGACtgtacaatctgcttcctgctatTTACGGAGAGGCAAGAtctatttctttaaaaaaaagcccACTTTAAATCATAGCTTTTCAACTAGCTCATCCGtatgttttttaaacattacatCTTTGTCAATAAAAATGCCCAGATATTTAAAGGCGGAAACTCGATCAATAGGAGAACCATCTAATGAATAAATATGTAGTCCATCTGAAACATTTTTGTGAGAATTAGTGAACAACATATATTTAGTCTTGCCCGCATTAAGTAAAtcctgtggctcagttggtagagaatgACACTTGCAATGTCAGGGTTGTGGtttcgattcccatgggggaccagcaTGAATGAAAATGTAGGGGCTCACTACTGTatatcactctggataagagtgtctgttaaatgacaAAAAAAGTACATGTTTTAAACCAACCAGGGCTTTCTGTAAGGCAACACAGTCACATTCCAGCACTAACATAGCCTGGTCAACAGTTGGGGCAATGGAATATATACCAGTGTCGTCTGCATACAGATGAATAATACAATTTAACAGATATATATTTCTCAAACCTGTTGCTAGAAGCCTGATCCAGGCCTATTTCAGTCAGCCTTTGAATGCAATGGTCAACAGTGTCGAAGGCTGTGGAAAAGTCTATAAATAAGGCAGCACAATGTTTTTTATGATCTAAGCAATTTAACACATCATCTAGATTAGAACAAGTGTAGCAGCTGAGGTGCTATGTCAACGTctgaaaccagactggtgcacatTTAGAATAGAATGAGAAATTAAAAAATGATTAGCTGAGAGTTGGCCAGGGATTCTGAAACTTTGAAAAGGCAAGATTACTTTGAAAATGGACAGTAGTTATCTAAGCCAGAAGAATTTCCTCCTTTGTGTAGCGGGAGGACGAGCCACTTTCCAGATCTTGGGGATAACACCAGAAACAATTGTCAAGTAAAAAATATAGGTTAATGATTCTGCAATAAGTAGGGCAGAGAGCTGCTGCATTAAGAAGGTATCAAGAGAATCAGCCCATGTGAGGGGGGGTTACATCGATTTTTATCAAGGCACTTAGTACATCATAGATATAAAATGGTTGAAATCAaagtatgccaattgcatgctacctcaactttagacatctgtggcattgtgttgtgtgacagaactgcacattttgagtgggcttttattgtcccaagcaaaaggtgcaactgtgtaatgatcatgctgttcaatcagcttcttgatatgtcacacctgtcaggttaattaattatcttggcaatggataaatgctcactaatagggatgtaaacaaatatgttcacaaaatttgagagaaataagctttttgtggttATGGAACATTTTTTGGATCTTTTATTTAAGCTCATGAAatataggaccaacactttacatgttgcgtttatatttttgatcagtgtaTAATTGGTTTCATACTTTAGCGCTTGATCGTCCCGGACCGTAAGTCCGGACCCCCTATGCCAAAAGGCACTCTTATCTTCTTTCTCCTTGACATAGGTTGGCTATATTTTTGTTTGTACCTACAATGCCCTCCactaatattggcacccttggtaaATATGAGCAAAACAGGCTGTgggaaaaaaaaatattgtttatcCTCTTGGTCGttcattcaaaatattcacaaaaatCTAACCTTCAATTAAAGTAaaataattgaaaggaaaaaatgtATTCTTATCATAAAACAAATATTATTCTCATATGTGTgccacaattattggcacccctt
This genomic interval carries:
- the cdca4 gene encoding cell division cycle-associated protein 4 produces the protein MYSKGTKRKFSDGVDNKAVAASYSLQRQSLLDMSLLKLQLCHMLAEPNLCRSVLIANTVRQVQEEMAHDGSWQVVTEALGGSGHGPSDRLVDTEVLCQSPEQQDGGPKLYSVMGYDGCREEEVVTDKALCSVVVGDRSPALLLGTIGHCWDRGELRVEDGVSKDSGTGDEEGTRSGEGAKLATGQVFGMFEIKNGAPGSDPALEELFSDVDASYYDLDTMLTGMQSAPKMGPYDFLDSLASSHGPVSNSSCRADLNELDHIMEIIVGS